The proteins below are encoded in one region of Actinomycetota bacterium:
- a CDS encoding ketoacyl-ACP synthase III, producing the protein MRPPEHQRAVAAAICGIGSYLPERVLTNADLEQLVDTSDEWIVSRTGIRERHIVAEGEATSDMAAAASRVALERAGVSASDLDLIIVATSTPDMAFPATACLVQTKIGASCAAYDLNAACTGFIYALDAACAAIESGRARTVLVAGSDALSTIVDFADRSTCVLFGDGAGAVVVCAAGEPGILSTVLGADGAGADLLKVPGGGSASPATCESVAAREVSIRMNGPEVFKFAVRAVPKAARAALKAAHLTIEDLAWLVPHQANQRIMDAAAEKLHVPAERVFSNVAGVGNTSCASIPVALDDLYTSGRLAPGMALVLVGFGAGLTWGATALRWIMPAPARKG; encoded by the coding sequence ATGCGCCCCCCCGAACATCAGCGAGCCGTCGCGGCCGCCATCTGTGGCATCGGCTCCTACCTTCCGGAGCGCGTGCTGACCAATGCCGACCTCGAGCAGCTGGTCGACACGTCGGACGAGTGGATCGTCAGCCGTACCGGGATCCGTGAGCGTCACATCGTGGCCGAGGGCGAGGCCACCTCGGACATGGCGGCCGCTGCCTCTCGCGTCGCGCTCGAGCGCGCCGGAGTGAGTGCGAGCGACCTCGACCTCATCATCGTCGCGACATCCACGCCGGACATGGCTTTCCCAGCCACCGCCTGCCTCGTCCAGACGAAGATCGGCGCGTCCTGCGCCGCGTACGATCTCAATGCTGCATGCACCGGGTTCATCTACGCGCTGGACGCCGCGTGTGCGGCGATCGAGAGCGGGCGGGCGCGGACGGTGCTCGTGGCGGGTTCCGACGCTCTCAGTACCATCGTGGACTTCGCCGACCGGTCGACGTGCGTGCTGTTCGGCGACGGCGCTGGCGCGGTGGTCGTGTGCGCCGCCGGGGAGCCCGGCATCCTGTCGACGGTGCTGGGTGCGGACGGTGCTGGCGCTGACCTGCTCAAAGTGCCCGGCGGCGGCTCCGCGTCTCCTGCGACCTGCGAGAGCGTCGCGGCGCGAGAGGTCTCCATCCGCATGAACGGCCCCGAGGTGTTCAAGTTCGCGGTGCGCGCCGTGCCGAAGGCCGCCCGCGCGGCGCTGAAGGCCGCCCACCTGACCATCGAGGACCTCGCGTGGCTCGTGCCGCACCAGGCGAACCAGCGCATCATGGACGCTGCCGCGGAGAAGCTCCACGTACCCGCCGAGCGCGTGTTCAGCAACGTCGCGGGGGTGGGGAACACCTCGTGTGCCTCGATACCTGTGGCCCTCGACGACCTGTATACTAGCGGGCGGCTCGCGCCCGGGATGGCTCTCGTACTCGTGGGATTCGGCGCGGGCCTGACCTGGGGGGCGACCGCGCTGAGATGGATCATGCCTGCGCCCGCGCGAAAGGGGTAG